ATTATTAGTATATAAGTATTATAATAATTTTTTTTCATTTTGTCAATCCCCAGTCATAAAAAGAAGTATCCGGCATATATATTGAAGCGTAAAGCAACCTTTGCTTTATTTAAAACACATTCCTACTCGTTAAATGTCCGTTTAAAAATATAGTCAATATTTTTAAACTGTGACTTGACATCGCAGTCTCTCTTTATCTCTTCCGCACTCAAATATTTTTTTATGTCCCAGCTTTTTAAATATGCTTCTTCCAAAGATATTTTATTATCTCTTGCGTCAAAAGCAGCAGCCTGAACCACCGCGTAAGCATCTTCTCTAGACATTCCTTTATCTACAAGAGAAAGCAACAGCGTGCCGGAGAAAATAACGTCTTTTGTTTTATCCATATTTATCTGCATATTTTCGGGATAAACATTAAGTCCAGACAACAAAGTCTGCATTCTTATAAGCATATAATGCGAAATTATAGAAGCATCGGGAAACATAATTCTTTCCGTAGATGAATGGCTTATATCGCGTTCATGCCAAAGGGCAATATTTTCCATTGCAGTTGCGGCATAACCTCTCAGAAGTCTTGCGAGACCGCATATATTTTCAGAAATTATCGGATTTCGCTTGTGAGGCATTGCCGACGAGCCTTTTTGTCCTTTTGTAAAAGGTTCTTCGGCTTCCACAACTTCAGTTTTCTGCAGATGTCTTATTTCCGTTGCAATTCTTTCAAGAGCTGAACCTAAATGAGCAAGCGTTGAAAAATAAATTGAATACCTGTCGCGCGGAATAATCTGTGTCGATACAGTCTCCGGCTTTAAACCCATTTTTTTACACACATATTCTTCAACTTTCGGGTCTAAGTGCGCCATAGTCCCTACTGCGCCGGAGATTTTCCCGTAACTTACAGTTTCAAGAGCAAAATTGAGTCTGTCTAAAGATCTCATAACCTCACAGTACCATGAAGCCGCTTTCAAACCAAATGTCATAGGTTCTGCATGAACGCCATGCGTTCTTCCCATTATGGGAGTCATCTTATATTTCTTTGCCAAGTCGGATATTATAACAGTCAGCTTCTTTGTTTCGCCAATAAGCAGTCTCGACGCCTGTTTTAACTGTGCCCCGGTAGCAGTATCCAAAACATCGGAAGAAGTCATACCTAAATGCAAAAACCTGCCATCGGGACCAGTAGTCTCAACAACTGCGGTCAGAAAAGATATTACATCGTGTTTAACGGTAAGCTCGATTTCATTAATTCTTTCAACGTTAATTTTTGCTTTTTTCTTTATTATTTCCACAGCTTTTTCAGGAACCGTGCCGAGTTCTGACATAGCCTCAGCAGCAAAAATTTCAACGTCAAGCATTTTTTTAAATCTATTTTCATCTGACCAGATAGCAGCCATTTCAGGTTTTGTATAACGCCGTATCATTTTCTAACCTCTTATATTTATTTATTTTAATCTGAAAATTTACTTAAACCCTGCTTGCGCATAATAAAAACTTTTTTACCCGTATTGAAAATCTCAACCGTTCTCAGAGTTCGTTTTCAACAACTTTTTTTATTGCTTCCGGATATATGCGGTGTTCTACAGCTAAAACTTTCTTCGCAACATCTTGCGGAGTATAGCTCTTAAACACTTCAACTTCCCGTTGTATAACTATTTTCCCGGTATCATATTCTTCTTCCACAAAATGCACTGTTACTCCGGATTTTTTTTCTCCGGCTTTCACAACGGCTTCATGAACATGATACCCGTACATTCCTTTCCCGCCGAATTTCGGCAGAAGAGCGGGATGTATATTCAACATTCTGCCGCGGTAAACATCCATTATTTCTTGTCCTATCATTCTCATATAACCGGCAAGACAGACAATATCCACTTTTGTGTTCTGCAGTTCTTCTAATATTGCGCCGTTAAAAGATTTTTCATCTTCAAAATCCTTTCTTTCTATACAAACGGCTTTTATATTCTCATTTTCTGCCCGCCTAAGAGCGTAAGCGTTCGGATTATTTGAAATAACCAAAACAATTGCAGCAAGTCCTTTTAAGATTCCTCTATTTGTGGAATCTGCTATAGACTGCATATTAGAACCAGAGCCGGAAACTAAAATTGCAAGACGTTTCACAATATAACCTCTATTTTTTCTCTCTTTCATTATTGTAATGATACTACGAGACAAGAACCTTTAAGGGTCAAGAAAATCAAAATTAAATTCCTCGCGGCGCAAAATATTTTATCGCTTATTGATTTAACCAGCCTTATTTCCTTACAGCTTGTGAAAATATAACCGTTTCCTATTGGGATATTCCCGCTTAAGTCTATTTTTATTCCATAAATTAATAAGAAACGCTACACTGCCAAAAAACAGCCCATTAAAGTTTTTTATGTCAGTATCCTGCCCTGTATCAATTAAGTGAAGGATGCCTATGGCTGCAATCAACTCCAAAAGAGAAATATTAGAATCACATAAGAAAGCTATTAAGCCGCATGCTATAAACGTTAATGTCCAAAATACTGATCCTATTCTTTTTTCTTTAACTCATTCTTTTAAAAAAGGCAGTTGCAAGAGTTTCTACATCTATTCTTTTAGATTTTTCTATGCCTGCAAAAGATACCTGCTGAACATATTTTAAAGTTTTGTAAAGCATACTTACTGCACAACCGGAAAAAAATAATACACAAAACTAGGATTATAAACACTTATATCTAAGCGAAAACTTATTAAAAATGCACAAATAAAAATAAAAAAGCAGGTATTACCACTACATGTCCTATTGTCAGTTTAATTGGTTCTATTTTCTTATACTTTCTTTTTCTTTCCAATTTCATTATTTTTACTTTTTCCTCACTTTCTAGTTTCCTTAATCTTTTCATTTCATATATCAGCAAATCAGTTCTATTCTCTTTTGACAAACTTCCAATTTTTTCCAAAATTCGATCTAATTCTTTCTGTCGCTTCATTTTTTCATCTTCAATACTTTTTAATTCCAACTTTGAATTTTCATCCGCATAAATTAAAGAATCTCCCAGCAGCGTCACAGATAAAAGAAATATTGCAACAGACAGACTGATTCCCGCTGTTTACAAAGTCAATACTACCGTAAAAACATGCCTGCCAATTGATATGTCCATTTCTTTAATCCGCGCCCGCTTAAAACTCTTTCGATTTAATATTCACATTATACAAGTTCAACGCCTCTTTCGCCTTTTTTAACACAACCTATTGCCTTTGCACCTTTAAAAAACTCTTTTACCTGCAAAGCAATTTCAGAATGCACAATTAAAACCATGCCTATTCCCATATTAAGAGTCCTGTAAATATCTTTTTCCGACACTCTGCCCTTTTCCTGAATAACTTTAAAAATCTCAGGAACTCTCCATGAATTTTTTTCAATAACAACCCTGACATTTTCAGGCAAAATCCTTTCTATTTTATCGTAAAAACCTCCACCTGTAATATGAGCAATGCCGGCTATATTTCGTTCTTTTGAATTAAATTTTGCAAGAGACGCAAGAACTTCCTTAACATAAATCCTTGTAGGAGCAAGCAGCTGTTTTGAGTACTTTTTTAATTCGCCGTCCGAAAAAACCTTTCTTATAAGAGAATAACCGTTTGAATGCGGTCCGCTCGACGGCAACCCTATTATAATATCGCCGGACTTTATTTTACTTCCGTTTATTTCTCTATCTTTTTCAATTATTCCTACCGAAAAACCCGCTAAGTCGTACTCGCCGTCTTTATAAAAGTCGGGCATTTCGGCAGTCTCGCCACCGATAAGCTGCGAGCCAGACAACTCGCATCCCTTAGCTATGCCTCTAATAACCTGTTCCGCCCGATCTACATTAAGTTTACCGCAGGCAAAATAATCTAAAAAGAAAAGAGGCTTTGCCCCTGCACATATTAAATCGTTGACATTCATTGCAACCAAATCTATTCCTACCGTATCATGCTTATTGAGCATGAACGCAATTTTCAGTTTTGTTCCCACACCATCTGTTGAACTCACAAGATTATATTTTGTTCCTGCAATAGGAAATAACCCGCCGAATCCTCCGATTTTGGGGAGTTTCTTTTTAAGTCTTTCCACAAGCTCATTCCCGGTATCGATATTGACGCCTGCTTTTTTATAAGTTATCGCCATTTTATTCCTCTTTTTGTTTTGTCCGCTGATTTTTATATTAGCATTTTTCAATAAACTTTTTTATCATTTTAAAATTTTCTGTATTCTCAAAAAGAGCCAAATCCCCAATTTCCTTTTTTACGGCGCAATAATTTGAGACAGCTTTTGACTTATTCCTTAAAATTATCGTCAGTTTATCAATACCTGCATTCTCGTCGGAATATAAAAATACTGTTTTATATCAT
This genomic interval from Candidatus Endomicrobiellum trichonymphae contains the following:
- the purB gene encoding adenylosuccinate lyase, coding for MIRRYTKPEMAAIWSDENRFKKMLDVEIFAAEAMSELGTVPEKAVEIIKKKAKINVERINEIELTVKHDVISFLTAVVETTGPDGRFLHLGMTSSDVLDTATGAQLKQASRLLIGETKKLTVIISDLAKKYKMTPIMGRTHGVHAEPMTFGLKAASWYCEVMRSLDRLNFALETVSYGKISGAVGTMAHLDPKVEEYVCKKMGLKPETVSTQIIPRDRYSIYFSTLAHLGSALERIATEIRHLQKTEVVEAEEPFTKGQKGSSAMPHKRNPIISENICGLARLLRGYAATAMENIALWHERDISHSSTERIMFPDASIISHYMLIRMQTLLSGLNVYPENMQINMDKTKDVIFSGTLLLSLVDKGMSREDAYAVVQAAAFDARDNKISLEEAYLKSWDIKKYLSAEEIKRDCDVKSQFKNIDYIFKRTFNE
- the purN gene encoding phosphoribosylglycinamide formyltransferase yields the protein MKERKNRGYIVKRLAILVSGSGSNMQSIADSTNRGILKGLAAIVLVISNNPNAYALRRAENENIKAVCIERKDFEDEKSFNGAILEELQNTKVDIVCLAGYMRMIGQEIMDVYRGRMLNIHPALLPKFGGKGMYGYHVHEAVVKAGEKKSGVTVHFVEEEYDTGKIVIQREVEVFKSYTPQDVAKKVLAVEHRIYPEAIKKVVENEL
- the purM gene encoding phosphoribosylformylglycinamidine cyclo-ligase, translating into MAITYKKAGVNIDTGNELVERLKKKLPKIGGFGGLFPIAGTKYNLVSSTDGVGTKLKIAFMLNKHDTVGIDLVAMNVNDLICAGAKPLFFLDYFACGKLNVDRAEQVIRGIAKGCELSGSQLIGGETAEMPDFYKDGEYDLAGFSVGIIEKDREINGSKIKSGDIIIGLPSSGPHSNGYSLIRKVFSDGELKKYSKQLLAPTRIYVKEVLASLAKFNSKERNIAGIAHITGGGFYDKIERILPENVRVVIEKNSWRVPEIFKVIQEKGRVSEKDIYRTLNMGIGMVLIVHSEIALQVKEFFKGAKAIGCVKKGERGVELV